Below is a window of Ahaetulla prasina isolate Xishuangbanna chromosome 1, ASM2864084v1, whole genome shotgun sequence DNA.
GTCAATTTTTTTGGTAAAATTGCTGGTCTGGGAAAGAAATCAGAACTTTTTAATCAATGCGAATGAAACATTCCCAAATGGGAGACCAGAGAATGTTGAGGAGGGAATAAAGGAAGGACAACTCCGCGGAGCAAGACTGGAAATCCGCCGGTCGAAAGAAAATGTAACCGTCAGCAAGGCGCTTGATTGATCAAGAGCGAAAAGCAGGGAATTCTTTCAGGCGGTTCTACTCTCCTCCCAGCATAGTCGGAGAGAGGCAACTCCGGTGCTTGGGCAGGGAGGAAGggcgggagggagcgagggaagaGGCGTGTCTCTTCCCCACCGCCTCAGTCTCTGCTCCGAAAGCCGCTGGGCATCTCAGCCTGAGAGCGTCGCTGTCAGAGCCGGTGCCGTGAGGGGCTAAGCAAGGTTGCGCTTAGCGGAGGAGCCCCGAACCGACCCAACTTCGCAGGAGTTTCCCTCGGCTCCTTCAGCCATGCGCTCCACTGCCAGCCGGGTTTTGCTcggcggcgacggcggcggcTGCGCTTCTCTACAAGCAGCCCTGGGCACTCCGGTAGCCGCTTGCTCCGGGCGCAACGAGGCGCCCGCCGCCACCCTTCGCTGAAGCCAGGGGCATAGCCAAGACTCTCTGGGTTGTTCGAGGAGGCGCACCGCCGCGCGCTCGACGCCTTGCCGGGACAGCAGAGCCGCCGTTCCCGCCTCGTGGACggcgaagtggggggggggaggcgggaaggggaaaggggtggggggggtgaagGGACCGAGAGAACCCAGAGGGCGCCCGCCTGCCCGAAGACAAGCCGGGGGGGCAGCCGGACCCCGCCCTTCCCGGCCCCGCTCCTCGGGGGCTGAAGGCAGCCGGAGCCGCCATTTCCCCCCCTCGCGTCCCCTTTCTGCTTCTGTGTCCCCCCGACAAGCCATGACCTTTGGCCGGGGTGGCCCGCCGGTGGTGGTGTTGAACGTGGGGGGCACCCGCTACTCTTTCTCTCGGGAGGTGCTGAAGGACTTTCCCCTCCGGCGGGTGAGCCGCCTGCACGGCTGCCTGTCGGAGCAAGACGTCCTCGAGGTGTGCGACGACTACGACCGCGAGCGGAACGAGTACTTCTTCGACCGGCACTCCGAAGCCTTCGGCTTTATCTTGCTGTACGTGCGCTACGGCCACCTGCGCTTTGTGCCCCACATGTGTGAACTCTCCTTCTACAACGAGATGATCTACTGGGGCCTGGAGGGatcccacctggactattgctGCCAGCGCCGGCTGGACGACCGCATGTCCGATACTTATACCTTCTATTCGGCAGAAGACATCCGGGTGGAGCCCTTCGGAGGCGGGAGTGGCAAAAGCAACGGCCATCCCGAGCTACCCAAGGGCCAGAGGAGCGGCGATGCTGTGGCCCCACCTGGTGCCGGCGAGAAGAAATGGCTGGAAAGGATGAGGAGAACTTTCGAGGAGCCCACCTCGTCGGTGGCTGCCcagatcctggccaccatttccATCCTGTTCGTCATCGTCTCCATGGTGGTGCTGTGTGCCAGCACCATGCCGGAGTGGCGTACAGCTGAGAACCGAAGCCTGGAGGAGCAGAGCAGGTACACAGCAGACTCAATCAGGGAGCCTTCAGGGTAGGATGAAGTGATTAATATTTCCCCCATCAGTGGTGTGACCTCTGT
It encodes the following:
- the KCNG3 gene encoding potassium voltage-gated channel subfamily G member 3 isoform X1, whose protein sequence is MTFGRGGPPVVVLNVGGTRYSFSREVLKDFPLRRVSRLHGCLSEQDVLEVCDDYDRERNEYFFDRHSEAFGFILLYVRYGHLRFVPHMCELSFYNEMIYWGLEGSHLDYCCQRRLDDRMSDTYTFYSAEDIRVEPFGGGSGKSNGHPELPKGQRSGDAVAPPGAGEKKWLERMRRTFEEPTSSVAAQILATISILFVIVSMVVLCASTMPEWRTAENRSLEEQSRIIEAICIGWFTAECIVRFIVSKDKCEFAKRPLNIIDLLAITPYYISVLMTIFTGENSQLQRAGVTLRVLRMMRIFWVIKLARHFIGLQTLGLTLKRCYREMVMLLVFVCVAMAIFSALAQLLEHGLKIGKPNEGYASIPAACWWVIISMTTVGYGDVCPITVPGRILGGICVVSGIVLLALPITFIYHSFVQCYHELKFRSARYSRSLSAEFLN
- the KCNG3 gene encoding potassium voltage-gated channel subfamily G member 3 isoform X2; this translates as MTFGRGGPPVVVLNVGGTRYSFSREVLKDFPLRRVSRLHGCLSEQDVLEVCDDYDRERNEYFFDRHSEAFGFILLYVRYGHLRFVPHMCELSFYNEMIYWGLEGSHLDYCCQRRLDDRMSDTYTFYSAEDIRVEPFGGGSGKSNGHPELPKGQRSGDAVAPPGAGEKKWLERMRRTFEEPTSSVAAQILATISILFVIVSMVVLCASTMPEWRTAENRSLEEQSRYTADSIREPSGIIEAICIGWFTAECIVRFIVSKDKCEFAKRPLNIIDLLAITPYYISVLMTIFTGENSQLQRAGVTLRVLRMMRIFWVIKLARHFIGLQTLGLTLKRCYREMVMLLVFVCVAMAIFSALAQLLEHGLKIGKPNEGYASIPAACWWVIISMTTVGYGDVCPITVPGRILGGICVVSGIVLLALPITFIYHSFVQCYHELKFRSARYSRSLSAEFLN